From the Primulina tabacum isolate GXHZ01 chromosome 3, ASM2559414v2, whole genome shotgun sequence genome, one window contains:
- the LOC142539236 gene encoding serine/threonine-protein kinase TOUSLED isoform X2, giving the protein MGDDFILQFSSNSSNQSDQSSKIAKLEARMVGKASSTAVTQSQVQVQPKSWSAAGKFGGKTESLPNSAIDSDDSDDDTGGEFLILANTQKRRKVEEDLGSTAVPVEVVSDTKQNITETLEVNSTSVEASKRKQGRGRGNPVSGRGRNHRVNDQAKNQMISLSNGQLEKSNQKDGYLVEQLGHDGRSSIEEELTSLRAKVGMLEEEARKYREEASDYQNRCQQLQMELKDLKDYEQQMKPKRIKVISNILISVSKAERQEARMKVRQDSLRLGNVGVIRTGTVISEAWEDGQALKDINSHLKNLLETKEAIERQRKSLKKRQPEKGDATETEGGTQEEDIVIHDEIYKSRLASIKREEENVMRERDRYELDKGKLIREMKRIRDEDGSRFNNFQILNHRYALLNLLGKGGFSEVYKAFDLVEHRYVACKLHGLNAQWSEDKKQSYIRHAIREYNIHKTLVHRHIVRLWDIFEIDQNTFCTILEYCSGKDLDAVLKSTPTLPEREARIIIFQIFQGLVYLNRRSQRIIHYDLKPGNVLFDEFGVAKVTDFGLSKIVEDDVGSQGMELTSQGAGTYWYLPPECFELSKTPLISSKVDVWSAGILLYQMLFGRRPFGHDQSQERILREDTIIKARKVEFPARPSASNEAKDFIRRCLTYNQAERPDVLSIASDPYLNYTKK; this is encoded by the exons ATGGGGGACGACTTCATTTTGCAATTTTCCTCCAATTCGTCTAACCAATCTGATCAGTCCTCGAAGATAGCGAAGCTGGAGGCCAGAATGGTGGGCAAGGCTTCCTCTACAGCTGTCACACAAAGCCAAGTGCAGGTCCAGCCCAAATCGTGGTCTGCGGCCGGGAAGTTTGGTGGGAAGACCGAGAGTCTGCCCAATTCTGCTATTGATAGTGATGATTCTGATGATGAT ACTGGAGGGGAGTTTCTCATATTAGCTAATACTCAAAAGAGACGTAAGGTCGAAGAAGATCTTGGCTCTACCGCTGTTCCTGTTGAG GTAGTGAGTGACACAAAGCAAAATATCACAGAAACATTGGAAGTTAACAGCACAAGCGTGGAAGCAAGTAAGAGAAAACAAGGCCGTGGAAGGGGGAATCCCGTGTCTGGTAGAGGTCGTAATCACCGTGTTAATGATCAGGCAAAAAATCAGATGATTTCTCTATCAAATGGTCAACTTGAAAAGTCAAATCAAAAG GATGGTTACCTTGTGGAGCAGCTTGGACATGATGGCCGCTCATCAATTGAG GAAGAATTGACATCCTTACGAGCAAAAGTTGGAATGTTGGAAGAAGAAGCGAGAAAATACCGTGAAGAGGCCTCTGATTATCAGAATCGTTGTCAGCAATTACAAATG GAGCTAAAGGATCTGAAAGATTATGAACAACAGATGAAACCAAAG AGAATTAAAGTAATATCCAATATATTGATATCAGTTTCAAAAGCAGAGAGACAAGAAGCAAGGATGAAAGTACGCCAAGATTCTTTAAGACTCGGCAATGTCGGGGTCATCAG GACGGGAACTGTCATATCTGAGGCTTGGGAAGATGGGCAAGCACTGAAGGACATAAATTCTCACCTT AAAAATTTGTTGGAGACAAAAGAGGCTATTGAGAGGCAACGAAAATCTTTGAAGAAACGCCAACCTG AGAAGGGTGATGCAACTGAAACAGAGGGTGGTACTCAAGAAGAAGATATTGTCATTCATGATGAAATTTATAAGTCTCGCCTAGCTAGCATCAAGCGC GAGGAAGAAAATGTAATGCGTGAAAGAGACCGGTATGAATTGGACAAAGGAAAGCTAATACGGGAAATGAAACGCATAAGGGATGAGGATGGCTCTCGTTTTAATAATTTTCAGATCTTGAACCATCGTTACGCTCTGTTAAACCTTCTAGGGAAAGGAGGATTTAGTGAGGTTTACAAG GCTTTTGATTTGGTGGAACATAGATATGTTGCCTGTAAGCTGCATGGTTTAAATGCCCAGTGGAGTGAAGATAAGAAGCAAAGTTACATACGACATGCAATCAGGGAGTACAACATCCACAAGACGTTGGTTCACCGTCACATTGTTCGGCTGTGGGACATTTTTGAGATCGATCAAAACACATTCTGCACCATCTTGGAATATTGTAGTG GCAAGGATCTTGATGCAGTTTTAAAATCTACTCCTACTCTGCCAGAGAGAGAAGCTAGGATAATTATCTTCCAGATCTTTCAAGGACTTGTTTATCTGAACAGAAGATCGCAGAGAATTATCCATTATGACTTGAAGCCTGGAAATGTCTTATTTGATGAGTTTGGTGTTGCTAAAGTCACAGATTTTGGTCTTAGTAAGATTGTAGAGGATGATGTTGGCTCCCAGGGCATGGAACTTACATCCCAAGGAGCTGGAACATATTG GTATCTTCCTCCGGAATGCTTTGAGCTGAGCAAGACTCCTCTTATATCCTCGAAG GTTGATGTTTGGTCTGCAGGTATTTTGTTGTACCAAATGCTGTTTGGCAGACGCCCTTTTGGGCATGACCAGAGCCAAGAACGCATTCTGCGTGAGGATACAATCATTAAAGCTCGTAAAGTGGAGTTTCCTGCAAGACCATCTGCATCAAATGAGGCAAAG GATTTTATTCGTCGGTGTCTGACGTATAATCAAGCAGAGAGACCCGATGTTTTAAGCATTGCTAGTGATCCATACCTCAACTATACAAAGAAGTGA
- the LOC142539236 gene encoding serine/threonine-protein kinase TOUSLED isoform X1: MGDDFILQFSSNSSNQSDQSSKIAKLEARMVGKASSTAVTQSQVQVQPKSWSAAGKFGGKTESLPNSAIDSDDSDDDTGGEFLILANTQKRRKVEEDLGSTAVPVEVVSDTKQNITETLEVNSTSVEASKRKQGRGRGNPVSGRGRNHRVNDQAKNQMISLSNGQLEKSNQKDGYLVEQLGHDGRSSIEEELTSLRAKVGMLEEEARKYREEASDYQNRCQQLQMELKDLKDYEQQMKPKRIKVISNILISVSKAERQEARMKVRQDSLRLGNVGVIRTGTVISEAWEDGQALKDINSHLKNLLETKEAIERQRKSLKKRQPGKEKGDATETEGGTQEEDIVIHDEIYKSRLASIKREEENVMRERDRYELDKGKLIREMKRIRDEDGSRFNNFQILNHRYALLNLLGKGGFSEVYKAFDLVEHRYVACKLHGLNAQWSEDKKQSYIRHAIREYNIHKTLVHRHIVRLWDIFEIDQNTFCTILEYCSGKDLDAVLKSTPTLPEREARIIIFQIFQGLVYLNRRSQRIIHYDLKPGNVLFDEFGVAKVTDFGLSKIVEDDVGSQGMELTSQGAGTYWYLPPECFELSKTPLISSKVDVWSAGILLYQMLFGRRPFGHDQSQERILREDTIIKARKVEFPARPSASNEAKDFIRRCLTYNQAERPDVLSIASDPYLNYTKK, translated from the exons ATGGGGGACGACTTCATTTTGCAATTTTCCTCCAATTCGTCTAACCAATCTGATCAGTCCTCGAAGATAGCGAAGCTGGAGGCCAGAATGGTGGGCAAGGCTTCCTCTACAGCTGTCACACAAAGCCAAGTGCAGGTCCAGCCCAAATCGTGGTCTGCGGCCGGGAAGTTTGGTGGGAAGACCGAGAGTCTGCCCAATTCTGCTATTGATAGTGATGATTCTGATGATGAT ACTGGAGGGGAGTTTCTCATATTAGCTAATACTCAAAAGAGACGTAAGGTCGAAGAAGATCTTGGCTCTACCGCTGTTCCTGTTGAG GTAGTGAGTGACACAAAGCAAAATATCACAGAAACATTGGAAGTTAACAGCACAAGCGTGGAAGCAAGTAAGAGAAAACAAGGCCGTGGAAGGGGGAATCCCGTGTCTGGTAGAGGTCGTAATCACCGTGTTAATGATCAGGCAAAAAATCAGATGATTTCTCTATCAAATGGTCAACTTGAAAAGTCAAATCAAAAG GATGGTTACCTTGTGGAGCAGCTTGGACATGATGGCCGCTCATCAATTGAG GAAGAATTGACATCCTTACGAGCAAAAGTTGGAATGTTGGAAGAAGAAGCGAGAAAATACCGTGAAGAGGCCTCTGATTATCAGAATCGTTGTCAGCAATTACAAATG GAGCTAAAGGATCTGAAAGATTATGAACAACAGATGAAACCAAAG AGAATTAAAGTAATATCCAATATATTGATATCAGTTTCAAAAGCAGAGAGACAAGAAGCAAGGATGAAAGTACGCCAAGATTCTTTAAGACTCGGCAATGTCGGGGTCATCAG GACGGGAACTGTCATATCTGAGGCTTGGGAAGATGGGCAAGCACTGAAGGACATAAATTCTCACCTT AAAAATTTGTTGGAGACAAAAGAGGCTATTGAGAGGCAACGAAAATCTTTGAAGAAACGCCAACCTGGTAAAG AGAAGGGTGATGCAACTGAAACAGAGGGTGGTACTCAAGAAGAAGATATTGTCATTCATGATGAAATTTATAAGTCTCGCCTAGCTAGCATCAAGCGC GAGGAAGAAAATGTAATGCGTGAAAGAGACCGGTATGAATTGGACAAAGGAAAGCTAATACGGGAAATGAAACGCATAAGGGATGAGGATGGCTCTCGTTTTAATAATTTTCAGATCTTGAACCATCGTTACGCTCTGTTAAACCTTCTAGGGAAAGGAGGATTTAGTGAGGTTTACAAG GCTTTTGATTTGGTGGAACATAGATATGTTGCCTGTAAGCTGCATGGTTTAAATGCCCAGTGGAGTGAAGATAAGAAGCAAAGTTACATACGACATGCAATCAGGGAGTACAACATCCACAAGACGTTGGTTCACCGTCACATTGTTCGGCTGTGGGACATTTTTGAGATCGATCAAAACACATTCTGCACCATCTTGGAATATTGTAGTG GCAAGGATCTTGATGCAGTTTTAAAATCTACTCCTACTCTGCCAGAGAGAGAAGCTAGGATAATTATCTTCCAGATCTTTCAAGGACTTGTTTATCTGAACAGAAGATCGCAGAGAATTATCCATTATGACTTGAAGCCTGGAAATGTCTTATTTGATGAGTTTGGTGTTGCTAAAGTCACAGATTTTGGTCTTAGTAAGATTGTAGAGGATGATGTTGGCTCCCAGGGCATGGAACTTACATCCCAAGGAGCTGGAACATATTG GTATCTTCCTCCGGAATGCTTTGAGCTGAGCAAGACTCCTCTTATATCCTCGAAG GTTGATGTTTGGTCTGCAGGTATTTTGTTGTACCAAATGCTGTTTGGCAGACGCCCTTTTGGGCATGACCAGAGCCAAGAACGCATTCTGCGTGAGGATACAATCATTAAAGCTCGTAAAGTGGAGTTTCCTGCAAGACCATCTGCATCAAATGAGGCAAAG GATTTTATTCGTCGGTGTCTGACGTATAATCAAGCAGAGAGACCCGATGTTTTAAGCATTGCTAGTGATCCATACCTCAACTATACAAAGAAGTGA
- the LOC142539237 gene encoding uncharacterized protein LOC142539237 isoform X1 — protein MKVKSSRTIEFSSDEEVGKVKYRNGTVCSSDDEEANADLSLEIIEKAMLRNRQNFPRDDGVSDIVTNLKQERKKKDKKKSRKSNGPVVSDAAEAFEIDMGFRDFCGDLFQVDNEKHVDNVKDDENSKTDKAIEISDKYVETNPVEMSDNTVLRKLLRGPRYFDPPNNSWGACYNCGEEGHTAVNCTSAKRKKPCFVCGSFEHNAKQCTKGRDCFICKQQGHRAKDCPEKYQSTKICLRCGDDGHDMFICRNSYSSDDLKNIQCYVCQRFGHLCCVKCSDPGPREVSCYRCGLSGHTGLACTGSRMDTNGPGLTHSCYKCGVEGHFARECTNSTKSTKRNRELSTPKVGSSKKKKDQMEVKSAPHDLRNKYKKQRIQYIEPTSPAQIKHRGGWTTEHPGDFHSTKSKPNYWRSPVTPNNRGSKISSSNGSYSSSSRPPKRYSDFNTDSTPYSSGHYYPHRFSASRYSNSSNDRLGRSYNRW, from the exons ATGAAGGTGAAATCGTCGAGAACCATTGAATTTTCATCAGACGAAGAAGTCGGGAAGGTGAAATATCGGAACGGAACAGTGTGCAGCAGCGACGATGAAGAAGCCAACGCAGACCTCAGTCTGGAAATAATTGAAAAAGCCATGCTTCGAAATCGTCAAAACTTTCCGCGGGATGACGGCGTTTCCGATATTGTCACGAATTTGAAGCAAGAGAGAAAGAAAAAGGACAAAAAGAAGAGTAGGAAGAGCAACGGACCCGTAGTTTCCGACGCTGCA GAGGCGTTTGAAATAGACATGGGTTTTCGGGATTTTTGTGGGGATTTATTTCAG GTTGATAATGAGAAGCATGTCGATAATGTGAAGGATGATGAGAATTCCAAGACTGACAAAGCCATTGAAATTTCTGATAAATATGTCGAAACAAATCCTGTTGAGATGTCTGACAATACAGTCCTGAGGAAGCTTCTT CGAGGGCCTAGGTACTTTGATCCTCCAAATAACAGTTGGGGAGCATGCTATAATTGTGGGGAAGAGGGGCATACAGCTGTCAACTGTACTTCTGCTAAGCGCAAGAAACCTTGCTTTGTTTGTGGGAGCTTTGAACACAATGCAAAACAGTGCACCAAG GGACGAGATTGCTTTATTTGCAAGCAACAAGGACACCGGGCAAAAGATTGCCCTGAAAAATACCAGAGCACAAAGATATGCCTAAGATGTGGAGATGACGGTCATGATATGTTCATATGCAGGAACAGCTATTCTTCCGATGATCTCAAG AATATACAATGTTATGTTTGTCAAAGATTTGGTCATCTTTGTTGTGTAAAGTGTAGTGATCCTGGCCCACGAGAAGTTTCCTGTTATAGGTGTGGTCTGTCAGGCCATACTGGTTTG GCTTGTACAGGGTCCCGCATGGATACAAATGGCCCAGGATTGACACATTCATGCTATAAGTGTGGTGTCGAAGGACATTTTGCTCGTGAATGCACCAACTCAACAAAG TCTACCAAGAGAAATCGTGAACTATCAACTCCTAAAGTAGGATCATCTAAGAAGAAGAAAGACCAAATGGAAGTCAAATCTGCACCTCACGACCTTCGCAACAAGTACAAAAAGCAAAGAATTCAGTACATTGAACCCACATCACCTGCTCAAATTAAACACAGAGGTGGTTGGACCACTGAACATCCTGGAGATTTCCACAGCACCAAATCCAAACCAAATTATTGGAGATCCCCTGTAACCCCAAACAACAGAGGATCTAAGATCTCTAGTTCAAACGGCAGTTATTCTTCCAGCTCTCGTCCTCCCAAGAGATACAGCGACTTTAATACTGATTCGACGCCCTATAGTTCGGGCCATTATTATCCACACAGATTTTCAGCTTCACGGTATAGCAATAGCAGTAATGACCGGTTGGGTAGAAGTTATAATCGTTGGTAG
- the LOC142539237 gene encoding uncharacterized protein LOC142539237 isoform X2, with translation MKVKSSRTIEFSSDEEVGKVKYRNGTVCSSDDEEANADLSLEIIEKAMLRNRQNFPRDDGVSDIVTNLKQERKKKDKKKSRKSNGPVVSDAAVDNEKHVDNVKDDENSKTDKAIEISDKYVETNPVEMSDNTVLRKLLRGPRYFDPPNNSWGACYNCGEEGHTAVNCTSAKRKKPCFVCGSFEHNAKQCTKGRDCFICKQQGHRAKDCPEKYQSTKICLRCGDDGHDMFICRNSYSSDDLKNIQCYVCQRFGHLCCVKCSDPGPREVSCYRCGLSGHTGLACTGSRMDTNGPGLTHSCYKCGVEGHFARECTNSTKSTKRNRELSTPKVGSSKKKKDQMEVKSAPHDLRNKYKKQRIQYIEPTSPAQIKHRGGWTTEHPGDFHSTKSKPNYWRSPVTPNNRGSKISSSNGSYSSSSRPPKRYSDFNTDSTPYSSGHYYPHRFSASRYSNSSNDRLGRSYNRW, from the exons ATGAAGGTGAAATCGTCGAGAACCATTGAATTTTCATCAGACGAAGAAGTCGGGAAGGTGAAATATCGGAACGGAACAGTGTGCAGCAGCGACGATGAAGAAGCCAACGCAGACCTCAGTCTGGAAATAATTGAAAAAGCCATGCTTCGAAATCGTCAAAACTTTCCGCGGGATGACGGCGTTTCCGATATTGTCACGAATTTGAAGCAAGAGAGAAAGAAAAAGGACAAAAAGAAGAGTAGGAAGAGCAACGGACCCGTAGTTTCCGACGCTGCA GTTGATAATGAGAAGCATGTCGATAATGTGAAGGATGATGAGAATTCCAAGACTGACAAAGCCATTGAAATTTCTGATAAATATGTCGAAACAAATCCTGTTGAGATGTCTGACAATACAGTCCTGAGGAAGCTTCTT CGAGGGCCTAGGTACTTTGATCCTCCAAATAACAGTTGGGGAGCATGCTATAATTGTGGGGAAGAGGGGCATACAGCTGTCAACTGTACTTCTGCTAAGCGCAAGAAACCTTGCTTTGTTTGTGGGAGCTTTGAACACAATGCAAAACAGTGCACCAAG GGACGAGATTGCTTTATTTGCAAGCAACAAGGACACCGGGCAAAAGATTGCCCTGAAAAATACCAGAGCACAAAGATATGCCTAAGATGTGGAGATGACGGTCATGATATGTTCATATGCAGGAACAGCTATTCTTCCGATGATCTCAAG AATATACAATGTTATGTTTGTCAAAGATTTGGTCATCTTTGTTGTGTAAAGTGTAGTGATCCTGGCCCACGAGAAGTTTCCTGTTATAGGTGTGGTCTGTCAGGCCATACTGGTTTG GCTTGTACAGGGTCCCGCATGGATACAAATGGCCCAGGATTGACACATTCATGCTATAAGTGTGGTGTCGAAGGACATTTTGCTCGTGAATGCACCAACTCAACAAAG TCTACCAAGAGAAATCGTGAACTATCAACTCCTAAAGTAGGATCATCTAAGAAGAAGAAAGACCAAATGGAAGTCAAATCTGCACCTCACGACCTTCGCAACAAGTACAAAAAGCAAAGAATTCAGTACATTGAACCCACATCACCTGCTCAAATTAAACACAGAGGTGGTTGGACCACTGAACATCCTGGAGATTTCCACAGCACCAAATCCAAACCAAATTATTGGAGATCCCCTGTAACCCCAAACAACAGAGGATCTAAGATCTCTAGTTCAAACGGCAGTTATTCTTCCAGCTCTCGTCCTCCCAAGAGATACAGCGACTTTAATACTGATTCGACGCCCTATAGTTCGGGCCATTATTATCCACACAGATTTTCAGCTTCACGGTATAGCAATAGCAGTAATGACCGGTTGGGTAGAAGTTATAATCGTTGGTAG